Proteins encoded together in one Undibacterium sp. CCC3.4 window:
- a CDS encoding EscU/YscU/HrcU family type III secretion system export apparatus switch protein: MSTPAEPKKTAVALSYEAGAGAPRVVAKGKGLVAEQIIARAKEHGIAVHESKELVSLLMKVDLDADIPPLLYLAVAELLAWLYHVDTEKSGTLKQIDRTTP; encoded by the coding sequence TTGAGCACGCCTGCCGAACCGAAAAAAACTGCGGTCGCCCTCAGCTACGAAGCCGGTGCCGGTGCGCCGCGCGTGGTTGCCAAAGGTAAGGGTTTGGTGGCGGAACAAATCATTGCGCGCGCCAAAGAACACGGAATTGCCGTGCATGAGTCGAAAGAGTTGGTATCATTGCTCATGAAAGTAGACTTGGATGCAGATATTCCACCTTTGCTGTATCTGGCTGTTGCAGAACTGCTCGCTTGGCTTTACCATGTCGACACCGAAAAATCGGGGACACTGAAACAGATCGACCGCACCACCCCCTGA
- a CDS encoding flagellar hook-length control protein FliK, with translation MIEGLDSAARTPLASVAGASKSVVLLGPAEALSHLSSTTELKAQVLSQLADGSFEVDLAGSRLHMLLPAGSQVGDNLAMRLTNSTPPGLSLSTPGMLTAETKSAATNSTAATALAASLAASSTSALPTSASSRTTLSDASRLINLLLQLPSAAPPAASEPVLTHADLLADSSSTAAALQQQITQSGVFYESHLAQWATGQKPLHEVLQEPQAHLPSLAATAWSDSAATDSADHSIRSLVQQQLQTLDDQTLRWRGDIFPGQALEWDIRRERGTAKAPKAGPAEEQWQSVLRLDMPNLGPVQALLTLRGQTLQLRLQAPDAAVATALSAATPTLSAALAQAAGMPAMITVQS, from the coding sequence ATGATTGAGGGTCTCGACAGTGCGGCGCGGACGCCGCTGGCAAGCGTCGCCGGTGCCAGCAAAAGCGTGGTACTGCTCGGACCGGCTGAGGCGCTGAGCCATTTGAGCAGCACTACTGAGCTCAAAGCACAAGTACTGAGCCAACTGGCAGATGGTAGCTTCGAAGTTGATCTGGCTGGCAGCCGGCTGCATATGCTGCTGCCGGCTGGCAGCCAAGTCGGCGACAACTTAGCCATGCGCCTGACCAATAGCACACCGCCCGGCTTAAGCCTCAGCACGCCGGGCATGCTCACTGCTGAAACGAAATCTGCCGCCACCAACAGCACCGCAGCGACGGCGCTGGCAGCGAGTCTGGCAGCCAGCAGCACCAGCGCCCTTCCCACCTCGGCCAGTAGCCGAACCACCTTGAGCGACGCCAGTCGACTGATCAACTTACTGCTGCAACTGCCCTCGGCAGCGCCGCCGGCGGCCAGCGAACCGGTGCTGACCCATGCCGACTTGCTCGCTGATTCAAGCAGTACGGCGGCAGCCTTGCAACAGCAGATTACGCAAAGCGGGGTGTTTTATGAATCGCATCTGGCGCAGTGGGCGACCGGACAAAAACCGCTGCACGAGGTATTACAAGAGCCGCAAGCACACCTGCCCAGCTTAGCGGCGACGGCTTGGAGTGACAGTGCCGCGACCGATAGTGCCGACCACAGCATACGCAGCCTGGTGCAACAACAATTACAAACCCTCGATGATCAAACCCTGCGCTGGCGCGGCGACATCTTCCCCGGCCAAGCGCTGGAGTGGGATATTCGGCGCGAGCGTGGCACGGCAAAAGCGCCCAAAGCCGGCCCCGCCGAAGAACAATGGCAAAGTGTGCTGCGTTTGGACATGCCGAATCTGGGGCCAGTGCAGGCGCTCTTGACGCTGCGCGGACAAACCCTGCAATTACGTTTGCAAGCCCCCGATGCGGCGGTGGCCACGGCACTCAGTGCGGCCACACCGACACTGAGCGCCGCATTGGCCCAAGCCGCCGGCATGCCGGCGATGATCACGGTACAATCTTGA
- the fliG gene encoding flagellar motor switch protein FliG, which yields MSDEGVQKAATFLLALGEDGAAEVMKFLGPREVQKIGAAMATIGAIPHERIAVVLEQFKAVADISSSVGLDSDEYIRNVLTKALGDDKASSLLNRILGGKDASGIESLKWMDSPSVAELIKNEHPQIVATILVHLESDQACEILNNFSERLRNDVVLRIATLDGIQPTALRELNDVLTKLLTGNESLKKKSIGGVRAAAEILNFMSGENEASVMDNLRKYDGDMAEKIMDEMFVFDNIMEIDDKGIQLLLREVQSDSLIIALKGANQDMREKIFKNMSQRASEMMREDLESKGPVRLSEVETQQKQILLIVRRLADEGQIMLGSKGEDSYV from the coding sequence ATGAGTGACGAAGGCGTACAAAAGGCGGCGACTTTTTTACTGGCACTGGGCGAAGACGGTGCCGCTGAAGTAATGAAGTTCCTCGGCCCACGCGAAGTACAGAAAATCGGTGCCGCCATGGCGACCATCGGTGCGATTCCGCATGAACGCATCGCGGTGGTACTCGAACAGTTCAAGGCCGTAGCCGATATCAGCTCCTCGGTTGGGCTCGATTCCGATGAATACATCCGCAATGTGTTGACTAAGGCGCTGGGCGACGACAAGGCTTCCTCACTGCTCAATCGCATCCTCGGCGGTAAAGACGCCAGCGGCATCGAAAGCCTGAAATGGATGGATTCGCCATCGGTGGCCGAATTGATCAAGAATGAACATCCGCAGATTGTTGCCACCATCTTAGTCCATCTGGAAAGCGATCAAGCCTGCGAAATCTTGAATAATTTCTCGGAACGTTTGCGTAACGATGTGGTGCTGCGTATCGCCACCCTCGACGGCATCCAACCAACCGCCCTGCGCGAACTCAATGACGTACTGACCAAATTATTAACCGGCAATGAAAGCCTGAAGAAAAAATCCATAGGCGGAGTTCGTGCGGCAGCCGAAATTCTGAACTTCATGAGCGGCGAAAACGAAGCCTCGGTGATGGACAATCTGCGCAAATATGATGGCGATATGGCCGAAAAAATCATGGATGAAATGTTCGTCTTCGACAACATCATGGAAATCGATGACAAAGGCATACAACTGCTGTTACGCGAAGTGCAGTCTGATTCGCTGATCATCGCCTTGAAAGGCGCGAATCAAGATATGCGCGAAAAAATCTTCAAAAATATGTCGCAACGCGCCTCGGAAATGATGCGCGAAGATTTGGAATCGAAAGGTCCGGTGCGCTTGTCCGAAGTCGAAACCCAACAGAAGCAGATACTGCTGATCGTGCGCCGCTTGGCCGATGAAGGCCAGATCATGCTCGGCTCAAAAGGCGAAGATTCGTATGTCTAA
- the fliS gene encoding flagellar export chaperone FliS, whose amino-acid sequence MFGSAKLNGANAYARVSEETGVSSANPHKLIVMLYDGAIVAIGNAINQMRKKEIAAKGKSISHAISIIDNGLRASLDKQAGGDIAINLDALYEYMSTQLFLANAKNDESLLAEVQTLLRDLKTTWEAIAPAAPIVAQSAQVMPNFDPLQPRAVHVFEA is encoded by the coding sequence ATGTTTGGCTCAGCTAAATTAAACGGCGCGAACGCTTACGCTCGCGTCAGCGAAGAAACCGGGGTGAGCTCGGCCAATCCGCACAAGCTCATCGTCATGCTGTATGACGGTGCCATTGTTGCGATCGGCAATGCGATCAATCAGATGCGCAAGAAAGAAATCGCCGCCAAAGGCAAATCGATCTCGCATGCGATTTCCATCATCGACAACGGTTTGCGCGCCAGCTTAGACAAACAAGCCGGCGGTGACATCGCCATTAATCTCGATGCGCTGTATGAATACATGAGCACACAATTATTTTTAGCCAATGCAAAAAATGATGAAAGCTTGCTCGCCGAGGTGCAAACCTTGTTACGCGATTTGAAAACCACTTGGGAAGCGATTGCGCCGGCTGCGCCGATAGTGGCTCAAAGCGCCCAGGTCATGCCGAATTTCGATCCTTTACAACCCCGCGCAGTGCACGTCTTTGAGGCATAA
- the fliE gene encoding flagellar hook-basal body complex protein FliE, which yields MNVGGIDRSQIDAMVAQLKAAAAKMEPAVQPVGTAAQAAPSKVNFADTLKATLDQVNQVQSDSQKLGEKFALGDDKVSLADVMISMQKASISFQTTVQVRNKLVSAYHDIMSMQI from the coding sequence ATGAATGTCGGTGGCATAGATCGCAGCCAGATTGATGCAATGGTGGCGCAACTGAAGGCAGCGGCCGCCAAAATGGAGCCGGCGGTGCAGCCGGTTGGTACGGCCGCGCAAGCGGCACCGTCGAAAGTTAATTTTGCCGATACCTTGAAGGCGACACTCGACCAAGTCAATCAAGTGCAGAGTGATTCGCAGAAGTTAGGGGAAAAATTTGCGCTCGGCGACGATAAGGTCAGTTTGGCCGATGTGATGATTTCGATGCAAAAGGCGAGCATCTCGTTCCAAACCACGGTACAGGTGCGCAATAAGCTGGTGTCTGCGTATCACGACATCATGAGTATGCAGATATAG
- a CDS encoding flagellar hook-length control protein FliK codes for MPTINIASTPALQAAAPASRNPAESSADTSFNRILKREITTSKLNQSNQTAATNSSNQQASATANEQLRKQAAASVPADSTMPATAPTTATASTSSSKKTTDTDSTEDSDPSSNTAASDSVHPLLVLFGAMSEVAKPVDPPTVASTSATPSDLRGVVSSSTAPSDLPSLASTAPTPSDLPSLASAAPTPSDPSSVASTPAMPPDPREVVSTPAMRAIPAPTIDSATTDAATDASKLAATALSASLSANTDSKKTSASAKNSPAVSNFSASLTAQDQATNAPPDITDTHSSDTSSASTQLAPALSAALGTVKAEVTPELSPAALEKPTDTPISAAAAPSATLTTLPDPSLAAATALKHVPQALGNPGWDKAIGQKVLWMVGASIHSAELSLNPPDLGPLQVVLKISNEQASASFTTAQPEVRAALEASLPKLRQMMSEAGIELSGFAVNTGSAGAGQQGNAYRAPQTPQYSGNSGKDSLPVVSGAATNVQKFSSRIGEVDTFA; via the coding sequence ATGCCAACGATAAATATTGCCAGCACACCGGCCCTGCAAGCTGCCGCACCAGCCAGTCGCAATCCGGCCGAGAGCAGCGCAGACACATCGTTCAATCGCATATTGAAGCGCGAAATCACGACTAGCAAACTCAATCAAAGCAATCAAACCGCCGCAACCAATAGCAGTAATCAACAAGCCAGCGCCACTGCCAATGAGCAGCTGCGCAAACAGGCGGCGGCATCGGTACCAGCAGACAGCACAATGCCGGCAACAGCGCCGACAACAGCAACAGCGTCCACGAGCAGTAGCAAAAAAACCACGGACACGGACAGCACTGAAGATAGTGATCCAAGCAGCAACACCGCTGCCAGCGACAGTGTGCATCCGCTGTTAGTGCTATTCGGTGCGATGAGCGAAGTTGCCAAACCAGTAGACCCGCCCACTGTAGCGAGTACCTCGGCGACACCAAGTGATCTGCGTGGCGTAGTGAGCAGCTCAACAGCACCAAGCGATCTGCCCAGCTTAGCGAGTACCGCACCAACACCAAGCGATCTGCCCAGCTTAGCGAGCGCCGCACCGACACCAAGCGATCCATCCAGCGTAGCGAGCACCCCAGCGATGCCACCCGATCCGCGCGAGGTAGTGAGCACGCCAGCGATGCGAGCGATACCAGCGCCGACTATCGACTCGGCAACGACTGATGCCGCCACCGATGCCAGCAAGCTGGCAGCAACTGCATTGAGTGCCAGCCTCAGCGCCAACACCGACAGCAAAAAGACCAGCGCCAGCGCCAAAAACTCACCGGCCGTCAGCAATTTTTCCGCCAGCTTGACGGCCCAAGACCAGGCCACCAACGCGCCGCCAGACATCACCGACACACACAGCAGCGACACCAGCAGCGCGAGCACCCAGCTGGCGCCAGCGCTCAGTGCCGCGCTCGGCACCGTGAAAGCGGAGGTAACACCGGAATTGTCGCCCGCAGCACTGGAAAAACCAACAGACACGCCGATCAGCGCTGCTGCGGCCCCAAGCGCTACCCTCACTACCCTGCCCGACCCGAGCTTGGCCGCCGCGACGGCGCTCAAACATGTGCCGCAAGCGTTGGGTAACCCAGGCTGGGATAAAGCAATAGGACAAAAAGTGTTGTGGATGGTGGGTGCCAGCATCCATTCAGCGGAATTAAGCCTCAATCCGCCCGATCTCGGCCCCTTACAGGTGGTCTTGAAGATCAGTAACGAGCAAGCGAGTGCCTCATTTACCACGGCACAGCCGGAAGTGCGTGCCGCGCTCGAAGCCTCGCTGCCGAAACTGCGGCAAATGATGAGTGAAGCTGGAATAGAGTTATCTGGTTTTGCGGTCAATACCGGTTCGGCTGGTGCCGGTCAACAAGGCAATGCCTACCGTGCGCCACAAACACCGCAATACAGCGGCAACAGCGGCAAGGACAGTCTGCCAGTAGTGAGCGGCGCAGCAACAAACGTGCAAAAGTTCAGCTCGCGCATAGGAGAAGTCGATACTTTCGCCTGA
- a CDS encoding flagellar assembly protein FliH: protein MSKLLHPDVSAYQRWEMASFGDTRPSHLAHIEEQQQQQVIVTPPPVVLSQAEIDAIRNEAQQAGYATGYQEAYEKGLREGQEAGYQAADASMQPEIELMHALAQRFSTQVSSAAKDTGHQLLALALDLAHSMLKTQLDIEPALILPIIEDAIEQLPTVQLPAQILLHPDDAALVKKLAGERFLEAGWRISGDANMTRGDCLLETASNLVDASLSTRWERLTAALRQVETEAA, encoded by the coding sequence ATGTCTAAGCTCCTGCATCCCGATGTGTCGGCCTACCAACGCTGGGAAATGGCCTCGTTTGGCGACACTCGCCCCAGTCACTTGGCGCACATCGAAGAGCAACAGCAGCAGCAAGTGATCGTGACACCGCCACCAGTGGTGCTGAGCCAAGCCGAAATCGATGCCATTCGCAACGAGGCGCAGCAAGCAGGCTATGCCACCGGCTACCAGGAAGCCTATGAAAAAGGCTTACGCGAAGGCCAGGAAGCCGGTTATCAAGCGGCCGACGCCAGTATGCAGCCGGAAATCGAACTCATGCATGCACTGGCACAGCGCTTCAGCACCCAAGTCAGCAGTGCTGCCAAAGACACCGGCCATCAATTGCTGGCACTGGCACTCGATTTAGCCCACAGCATGCTGAAAACCCAACTCGATATCGAGCCGGCCTTGATCCTGCCTATCATCGAAGACGCCATCGAACAGCTGCCGACGGTACAATTGCCGGCGCAAATACTGCTGCATCCTGACGATGCCGCACTGGTTAAAAAACTCGCTGGTGAACGCTTCCTCGAAGCCGGTTGGCGTATCAGCGGCGACGCCAATATGACACGTGGCGACTGCCTGCTCGAAACCGCCAGCAATCTGGTCGACGCCAGCTTAAGCACACGCTGGGAGCGCCTGACCGCCGCGCTGCGCCAAGTCGAAACCGAGGCAGCATGA
- the fliF gene encoding flagellar basal-body MS-ring/collar protein FliF — protein MATAETTLMGGDVPPELPKIFGLAQTPGVRTALLSAGAALVLAIMVGVWMWSQQPDYKVLFSNFTDRDGGAIVASLQQMNVPYKYSESGGAILVPASQVHDARLKLAAQGLPKGGNVGFELMENQKLGISQFLEQVNFQRALEGELARSIQAVSAVQAARVHLAMPKSSVFIRDQQKPTASVLLNLYPGRILDQQQVSAILHLVASSVPELSPKSVSIIDQNGNLLSDMSKQNGNNNLDPSQLKYVQDFQENIVKRIESIISPIVGAHNVRAEATADIDFSRSEQAAETYRPNSPPESSTIRSQQSSESFNKNNSASGVPGALSNQPPAPATAPIVAPGGATASAASNTGLQQKDTTTNYEVDKTIRYTQQNMGGVKRLSVAVVVNYKSETDKNGKIITRALTDIEKAQITDLAQEAMGFNKDRGDTLNVVNSPFAGQEKDIIADLPFWKQAGSLELAKEFGKYLLAAIVLAYLFFGFLKPMLYKIMGKDKAEEEAKAKAAAEEEEEKQAEALREAAEAEEDDDTVVQLSGEDAQHAAKQGNSYDTNLAFARELASQDPKIVANVIKTWVNNE, from the coding sequence ATGGCAACCGCTGAAACGACGCTGATGGGCGGCGATGTACCGCCTGAGTTACCAAAAATTTTCGGCTTAGCGCAAACGCCAGGCGTACGCACGGCCCTGCTCTCGGCCGGGGCTGCCTTGGTGCTGGCGATTATGGTCGGGGTGTGGATGTGGAGCCAGCAACCCGATTACAAAGTCTTGTTTTCCAATTTCACCGACCGCGATGGCGGTGCCATCGTCGCATCGTTGCAGCAGATGAATGTGCCTTACAAGTACTCGGAATCGGGCGGAGCGATCTTGGTACCGGCCAGTCAAGTACATGATGCGCGCCTCAAATTGGCCGCGCAAGGCTTACCGAAAGGTGGCAATGTCGGTTTTGAATTAATGGAAAACCAAAAACTCGGTATTTCGCAATTTCTCGAACAAGTCAATTTTCAACGCGCACTTGAAGGCGAGTTGGCACGCTCAATCCAAGCGGTGTCGGCCGTCCAAGCGGCACGCGTGCATTTGGCCATGCCAAAATCGTCGGTCTTCATTCGCGATCAACAAAAACCCACCGCTTCGGTGCTGTTGAATCTGTATCCTGGTCGCATTCTCGACCAACAACAAGTCAGCGCCATCTTGCATTTGGTGGCCAGCAGCGTACCCGAGTTGTCGCCGAAAAGCGTGTCGATCATCGATCAAAATGGCAATCTGTTATCAGATATGTCGAAACAGAATGGCAATAACAACCTCGACCCTTCACAACTCAAGTATGTGCAAGATTTCCAGGAAAATATTGTCAAACGCATAGAATCGATCATCAGCCCTATCGTCGGGGCCCATAATGTTCGCGCCGAAGCCACTGCCGATATCGATTTTTCACGCAGCGAACAGGCGGCCGAAACCTATCGGCCGAACTCGCCACCGGAAAGTTCGACTATCCGTAGTCAACAATCGAGTGAAAGTTTTAATAAAAATAACAGCGCCAGCGGCGTACCCGGGGCCTTGTCAAATCAGCCGCCGGCCCCGGCTACAGCACCGATCGTCGCTCCCGGCGGGGCCACTGCCAGCGCCGCTTCAAATACTGGTTTGCAACAGAAAGACACGACCACCAATTACGAAGTCGACAAAACTATTCGCTACACCCAACAAAACATGGGGGGCGTGAAGCGTTTGTCGGTCGCCGTCGTGGTCAATTACAAATCGGAAACCGATAAGAATGGCAAAATCATTACACGAGCGCTGACCGATATCGAAAAAGCGCAAATTACCGATTTAGCCCAGGAAGCGATGGGCTTCAATAAAGACCGCGGCGACACGCTCAATGTAGTCAATAGCCCGTTCGCCGGCCAAGAAAAAGATATCATTGCCGACTTACCATTCTGGAAACAAGCGGGCAGCTTGGAATTGGCTAAAGAATTCGGCAAATATCTGCTCGCTGCCATCGTGCTGGCTTACCTGTTTTTCGGTTTTCTCAAACCCATGCTGTATAAAATCATGGGCAAAGACAAAGCCGAAGAAGAAGCCAAGGCCAAGGCCGCGGCCGAAGAGGAAGAAGAAAAACAAGCGGAGGCACTGCGTGAAGCGGCCGAAGCAGAGGAAGATGATGATACAGTAGTGCAACTTTCGGGCGAAGATGCACAACATGCGGCAAAACAGGGCAATAGTTACGACACGAATCTGGCGTTTGCGCGCGAATTAGCATCGCAAGATCCGAAAATTGTCGCCAACGTAATCAAGACATGGGTAAATAATGAGTGA
- the fliI gene encoding flagellar protein export ATPase FliI, which produces MSSASETDFTSSWQGLLQRSQSRAAANSSTPIAGKVTKVTGLVMEAVGLRLPVGSACEIHLTSGATVDAEVVGFDGDRLFLMPHSDLEGVTPGAPVFAAAIAAQADGRPGDRSRKLPVGYQLLGRVLDGNGRALDTLGPLNTTTSATLAARIYNPLERAPIVETLDVGVRAINSMLSVGRGQRLGLFAGSGVGKSVLLGMMARYTTADVIVVGLIGERGREVKEFIEQILGPEGLARSVVVAAPADAAPLLRLQGAAYATTIAEYFRDQGHSVLLIMDSLTRYAMAQREIALAIGEPPATKGYPPSVFAKLPVLVERAGNGKEGGGSITAFYTVLTEGDDQQDPIADAARAILDGHIVLNRTLAESGHYPAIDIEQSISRAMHSITDPEHQQLSRRLKQLYSRYERSRDLISVGAYAPGSDPLLDEAIRLQPRITAFLQQDILQKCSISESLAGLRALFQA; this is translated from the coding sequence ATGAGCAGCGCCAGCGAGACAGATTTCACCAGCAGTTGGCAAGGCTTGTTACAGCGTAGCCAAAGCCGCGCCGCCGCCAATTCCAGCACACCCATCGCCGGCAAGGTCACCAAGGTCACCGGCTTGGTGATGGAAGCGGTAGGCTTACGCCTGCCGGTCGGCAGCGCCTGTGAAATTCATTTAACCAGCGGTGCCACGGTCGATGCCGAAGTGGTCGGTTTCGATGGCGATCGCCTGTTTCTCATGCCGCATAGCGACCTCGAAGGGGTCACCCCGGGCGCACCGGTGTTTGCCGCCGCCATCGCCGCCCAAGCCGATGGCCGACCGGGCGACCGCAGCCGTAAGCTACCGGTTGGTTACCAATTACTCGGGCGCGTACTAGATGGTAACGGTCGCGCCCTCGATACCCTCGGCCCGCTCAACACCACCACCTCGGCCACCTTGGCGGCGCGCATTTATAATCCGCTCGAACGTGCCCCGATTGTCGAAACGCTTGATGTCGGGGTACGCGCCATCAACAGTATGCTCAGCGTCGGACGCGGCCAGCGACTCGGCCTGTTTGCCGGTTCCGGCGTCGGCAAAAGCGTTTTGCTCGGCATGATGGCACGCTACACCACCGCCGACGTCATCGTAGTGGGCTTGATCGGTGAGCGCGGCCGCGAGGTCAAAGAATTCATCGAACAAATTCTCGGCCCCGAAGGTCTGGCCCGTTCGGTAGTCGTGGCGGCCCCGGCCGATGCCGCTCCGCTGCTACGCTTACAAGGCGCCGCCTATGCCACCACGATTGCCGAATATTTCCGCGATCAAGGGCACAGCGTCTTATTGATCATGGATTCGCTGACCCGCTATGCCATGGCTCAGCGCGAAATCGCCCTGGCCATCGGCGAACCGCCCGCCACCAAGGGCTACCCACCTTCGGTATTTGCCAAATTGCCGGTGTTGGTGGAACGCGCCGGTAACGGCAAAGAAGGCGGTGGCTCGATCACCGCTTTCTATACCGTACTGACCGAGGGCGATGATCAACAAGATCCGATCGCCGATGCGGCGCGCGCGATTCTCGATGGTCATATCGTCCTCAACCGGACGCTGGCAGAAAGTGGCCATTACCCGGCCATCGATATCGAACAATCGATCAGTCGCGCCATGCACAGCATCACCGACCCTGAGCATCAACAACTGTCGCGCCGTCTCAAGCAATTGTATTCGCGGTATGAGCGCAGTCGCGACCTCATCAGCGTCGGCGCGTATGCCCCCGGCTCTGACCCCTTGCTTGATGAAGCCATCCGTCTGCAACCGCGGATTACCGCCTTTTTGCAGCAAGACATACTACAAAAGTGCAGCATAAGCGAGAGCTTGGCAGGACTTCGGGCTCTGTTCCAAGCATAG
- a CDS encoding flagellar brake protein, whose protein sequence is MQPSPSLGTENQSPFQVDSRREIISLLRGLKDNNQLISMLINSGSEVYLTSILEIDDTNNSVIVDSAPSQLANQRIVEAPRVSFEGLLDKIGIQFSTTGAVRTDFENRPALQFSIPASIIRLQRRENYRINTPLSTPLKASFHLDTEGQSEVLKLSLVDISCGGIAVLDEKRQLDCSVGQTYEHCKVELPGIGLVDVSLQIRNSQDLILLNGKTNRRVGCQFINLSNSVLSSIQRYIMKLERERNSKLTGIR, encoded by the coding sequence ATGCAACCTTCGCCGTCCCTAGGGACTGAAAATCAAAGTCCGTTTCAAGTTGACTCACGTCGGGAGATCATTTCTCTGCTGCGTGGATTAAAAGATAATAATCAGTTGATCAGCATGCTCATCAACAGCGGATCGGAAGTCTATCTGACCTCGATACTCGAGATCGATGACACCAATAACAGTGTCATCGTCGACAGCGCCCCCAGCCAATTGGCCAATCAACGCATCGTCGAAGCACCGCGGGTCTCGTTCGAGGGCTTGCTCGACAAGATAGGGATACAGTTTTCCACCACGGGTGCGGTGCGTACCGATTTTGAAAATCGCCCGGCGCTGCAATTTTCTATCCCGGCCAGCATCATCCGCCTGCAAAGACGCGAAAATTATCGTATTAACACGCCGCTGTCGACCCCGCTCAAGGCCAGTTTTCATCTCGATACCGAGGGTCAGAGCGAAGTACTGAAATTATCTTTGGTCGATATCAGTTGCGGCGGCATTGCCGTGCTTGATGAGAAACGCCAGCTCGATTGCAGCGTCGGCCAAACTTATGAACATTGCAAGGTCGAATTACCGGGCATAGGCTTAGTCGATGTCAGCTTGCAGATCCGGAATTCGCAAGATTTGATTTTATTGAATGGCAAAACCAACCGACGTGTCGGCTGTCAGTTCATTAATTTATCCAACTCTGTCTTGTCCAGCATCCAGCGCTACATCATGAAGTTGGAACGTGAACGCAATTCCAAGCTGACCGGCATACGCTGA
- the fliJ gene encoding flagellar export protein FliJ — protein sequence MAHKSPLETLIELAQKDTEAAAKQLGKAIRAQEETQSKLTMLLQYRDDYDANFQQRAAAGLSASQYGNFLSFLGKLDDAVSGQKKVISDAERKVEFAKSSWQQCEKKRLSYRTLDERAKSVQQHKEAKREQKQTDEFAARSYFYKT from the coding sequence ATGGCACACAAGTCCCCGCTGGAAACCTTGATAGAACTGGCACAAAAGGATACCGAAGCCGCGGCGAAACAGCTCGGCAAGGCCATCCGTGCGCAGGAAGAAACGCAGAGTAAGCTGACCATGCTGCTGCAATATCGCGACGATTACGATGCGAATTTTCAGCAACGCGCCGCCGCCGGTCTGTCAGCCAGCCAGTACGGTAATTTTCTCAGTTTTTTGGGCAAACTTGATGACGCCGTCAGCGGCCAGAAAAAAGTTATCAGCGATGCCGAGCGCAAGGTCGAATTTGCCAAAAGCAGTTGGCAGCAGTGTGAGAAAAAGCGCCTGTCTTACCGCACACTCGATGAGCGTGCCAAATCAGTGCAGCAACATAAAGAGGCTAAACGCGAGCAGAAACAAACCGATGAATTTGCCGCCCGCAGCTATTTTTACAAAACCTAA
- a CDS encoding flagellar protein FliT: MESLEIITLYEHIAVITDQMLHAARERDWELLTRLESDCSSKVQTIRDGESGGFLSPEQKERKIRVIKKILAHDKEIRDITEPWMEELSNLINTSRTSHKLNHAYGAGHGV; this comes from the coding sequence ATGGAAAGCTTAGAAATCATCACGCTGTATGAACATATCGCCGTCATTACCGACCAAATGTTGCATGCTGCTCGTGAGCGCGACTGGGAATTACTGACGCGCTTGGAATCTGATTGCAGCAGTAAAGTGCAGACGATACGCGATGGCGAGTCGGGCGGCTTTCTTTCGCCGGAACAGAAGGAAAGAAAAATTCGCGTGATAAAGAAAATTCTCGCGCATGACAAGGAAATTCGCGACATTACTGAGCCGTGGATGGAAGAATTGTCCAACTTGATCAATACTTCGCGTACTTCGCATAAGTTAAATCATGCGTATGGTGCCGGACACGGTGTCTGA